The following proteins are co-located in the Streptomyces sp. DT2A-34 genome:
- a CDS encoding glycerophosphodiester phosphodiesterase yields the protein MSTTRIRHPYLDHPGPIPFAHRGGAADGLENTVLQFRRAVEMGYRYIETDVHTTRDGKLVAFHDSTLDRVTDGAGRIADLPWDDVRHARVAGKEPVPLFEELLETFPDVRWNVDLKAEPALHPFLELIERTGAWDRVCAGSFSEARVIRAQRLAGPRLATSYGTRGVLNLRLRSWGVPAALRRSAVAAQVPETQSGIQVVDHRFVRAAHARGIQVHVWTINDPDAMHRLLDLGVDGIMTDHIDTLRKVMEDRGVWV from the coding sequence GTGAGCACCACGCGGATACGCCACCCCTACCTCGACCACCCCGGCCCGATCCCCTTCGCCCACCGGGGCGGGGCGGCGGACGGCCTGGAGAACACCGTGCTGCAGTTCCGGCGCGCGGTCGAGATGGGCTACCGGTACATCGAGACCGACGTCCACACCACCCGCGACGGCAAGCTCGTCGCCTTCCACGACTCGACGCTGGACCGGGTGACGGACGGGGCGGGCCGGATCGCCGACCTGCCCTGGGACGACGTACGGCACGCGCGCGTGGCGGGCAAGGAGCCGGTGCCCCTCTTCGAAGAGCTCCTGGAGACCTTCCCCGACGTGCGCTGGAACGTCGACCTCAAGGCGGAACCGGCACTCCACCCCTTCCTGGAGCTGATCGAGCGCACCGGCGCCTGGGACCGCGTCTGCGCCGGCTCCTTCTCCGAGGCCCGCGTGATCCGCGCCCAGCGGCTGGCCGGACCACGCCTGGCCACGTCGTACGGCACCCGGGGCGTCCTCAATCTGCGGCTGCGCTCCTGGGGAGTGCCGGCCGCGCTGCGCCGCTCGGCGGTCGCCGCCCAGGTTCCCGAGACGCAGTCGGGGATCCAGGTGGTGGACCACCGCTTCGTACGGGCCGCCCACGCGCGCGGGATCCAGGTGCACGTGTGGACCATCAACGATCCCGATGCGATGCACCGGCTCCTGGATCTGGGAGTCGATGGCATCATGACCGATCACATCGACACATTGCGCAAGGTCATGGAGGACCGCGGCGTCTGGGTCTGA
- a CDS encoding YitT family protein — MHQSTTTTGGHALSTQGHPARSRSRGHLIRRLSQLYVGLALYGASSALLVEAGLGLEPWGVLHQGLAGRTGLTIGVVSIIVGAAVLLLWIPLRQRPGLGTVSNVFVIGIAMDGTLALLPEAHTLAVRIPLLLAGILLNGVATGLYIAARFGPGPRDGLMTGLHRRTGRSIRLMRTAVEIAVVVTGFALGGTVGIGTLLYAVSIGPLAQLFLRVFAVPSASDGSTVVATGQPRRAILRP, encoded by the coding sequence ATGCATCAGTCCACTACCACCACAGGGGGGCACGCCTTGTCCACGCAAGGGCATCCCGCACGCAGCCGGTCGCGGGGGCATCTCATACGGCGGCTGTCACAGCTCTACGTCGGGCTCGCGCTGTACGGCGCGAGCTCGGCGCTGCTCGTCGAGGCGGGCCTGGGCCTGGAGCCCTGGGGGGTGTTGCACCAGGGCCTCGCCGGACGCACCGGCCTGACCATCGGCGTCGTGTCGATCATCGTCGGCGCGGCCGTGCTGCTCCTGTGGATACCTCTGCGACAGCGTCCCGGCCTCGGCACCGTCTCCAACGTCTTCGTGATCGGCATCGCCATGGACGGCACGCTCGCCCTGCTCCCCGAGGCCCACACCCTGGCCGTACGGATACCCCTCCTCCTGGCCGGCATTCTGCTCAACGGCGTGGCCACCGGCCTCTACATCGCCGCCCGCTTCGGCCCCGGCCCCCGGGACGGCCTCATGACCGGCCTGCACCGGCGCACCGGCCGCTCGATCCGCCTGATGCGCACGGCCGTCGAGATCGCGGTCGTCGTGACCGGCTTCGCCCTGGGCGGCACCGTCGGCATCGGCACCCTCCTCTACGCGGTGTCCATCGGCCCCCTCGCCCAGCTCTTCCTGCGCGTGTTCGCCGTTCCCTCGGCATCGGACGGCAGCACGGTCGTTGCCACCGGGCAACCCCGGCGCGCGATACTGCGTCCGTGA
- a CDS encoding PLP-dependent aminotransferase family protein, whose translation MAQWTSAVGAAQLARLLTSQQDRPAGPGSKRPPAYRALADGVRLLVLEGRVPVAARLPAERELALALSVSRTTVAAAYEALRGEGFLESRRGAGSWTAVPAGNPLPARGLEPLPPEALGSMIDLGTAALPAPEPWLTRAVQGALEELPPYAHTHGDYPAGLPALRAMIADRYTARGIPTMPEQIMVTTGAMGAMDAICHLFAGRGERIAVESPSYANILQLMREAGARLVPVAMAEGLAGWDVDRWRQVLREAAPRIAYVVADFHNPTGALADQDQRRRLVDAARSAGTVLVADETMSELWLEPDLEMPRPVCAFDPAGSTVITVGSASKAFWAGMRIGWVRAAPDVIRSLVAARAYADLGTPVLEQLAVNWLFGTGGWEQAVELRRGQARENRDALVTAVRRELPEWEFEVPRGGLTLWVRTGGLSGSRLAEAGERVGVRVPSGPRFGVDGAFEGYVRLPFTVGGAVAEEAAVRLAAAARLVESGGSGAMESMRPFVA comes from the coding sequence ATGGCGCAGTGGACTTCTGCGGTGGGTGCCGCGCAGCTGGCCCGGCTCCTCACCTCCCAGCAGGACCGCCCCGCCGGCCCCGGCAGCAAGCGCCCGCCCGCGTACCGGGCGCTGGCCGACGGTGTCCGGCTGCTGGTCCTGGAGGGCCGCGTCCCGGTCGCCGCGCGGCTGCCCGCCGAGCGGGAACTGGCCCTCGCCCTGTCGGTGAGCCGTACGACCGTGGCCGCGGCCTACGAGGCGCTGCGCGGCGAGGGATTCCTGGAGTCGCGGCGCGGGGCCGGGAGCTGGACGGCCGTACCGGCCGGGAACCCGCTGCCCGCCCGGGGCCTGGAGCCCCTGCCGCCCGAGGCGCTGGGCTCGATGATCGACCTGGGCACCGCGGCGCTGCCCGCGCCCGAGCCGTGGCTGACGCGTGCCGTCCAGGGCGCTCTGGAGGAACTGCCGCCGTACGCCCACACCCATGGCGACTATCCGGCCGGGCTGCCCGCGCTGCGCGCGATGATCGCCGACCGGTACACGGCGCGCGGGATTCCGACCATGCCCGAGCAGATCATGGTCACGACCGGGGCGATGGGTGCCATGGACGCGATCTGCCATCTGTTCGCGGGGCGCGGTGAGCGGATCGCGGTCGAGTCGCCGTCGTACGCCAACATCCTCCAGCTGATGCGGGAGGCGGGCGCCCGGCTGGTGCCCGTCGCCATGGCCGAGGGGCTGGCCGGCTGGGACGTGGACCGCTGGCGGCAGGTGTTGCGGGAGGCCGCGCCCCGGATCGCCTATGTCGTCGCCGACTTCCACAACCCGACCGGGGCGCTGGCCGACCAGGACCAGCGGCGGCGGCTGGTGGACGCGGCGCGGTCGGCGGGGACGGTGCTGGTCGCCGACGAGACGATGAGCGAGCTGTGGCTCGAACCGGATCTCGAGATGCCGCGGCCGGTGTGCGCCTTCGATCCCGCGGGGTCGACCGTCATCACCGTCGGGTCGGCCAGCAAGGCCTTCTGGGCCGGGATGCGGATCGGCTGGGTGCGGGCGGCCCCGGATGTGATCCGCAGTCTCGTGGCCGCGCGCGCGTACGCCGACCTGGGGACGCCTGTGCTGGAGCAGCTGGCCGTGAACTGGCTGTTCGGCACGGGGGGTTGGGAGCAGGCCGTGGAGCTGCGGCGCGGGCAGGCCCGGGAGAACCGGGACGCCCTTGTCACGGCCGTGCGGCGGGAGCTGCCCGAGTGGGAGTTCGAGGTGCCGAGGGGCGGGCTCACGCTGTGGGTGCGGACGGGGGGACTGTCGGGGTCCCGGCTCGCGGAAGCGGGGGAGCGGGTGGGGGTTCGGGTGCCGTCCGGGCCGCGGTTCGGGGTGGACGGGGCCTTCGAGGGGTATGTGCGATTGCCGTTCACCGTGGGCGGTGCGGTGGCCGAGGAGGCCGCGGTGAGGCTGGCGGCGGCGGCGCGGTTGGTGGAGAGCGGGGGGAGCGGGGCAATGGAGTCGATGCGGCCGTTCGTGGCCTGA
- a CDS encoding ankyrin repeat domain-containing protein → MTEAPDPEVVELATKIFDLARQGQTEALVAYVDAGVPANLTNDRGDSLVMLAAYHGHADAVRALLARGAEAGRVNDLGQTPLAGAVFKGETEVIKALLEAGADPAAGTPSAVDTARMFDKRELLELFGVH, encoded by the coding sequence ATGACTGAAGCCCCCGACCCCGAGGTCGTGGAGCTGGCGACCAAGATCTTCGATCTGGCCCGGCAGGGGCAGACCGAGGCGCTCGTGGCGTATGTCGACGCGGGTGTCCCGGCCAACCTCACCAACGACCGCGGCGACTCCCTCGTGATGCTCGCCGCCTACCACGGCCACGCCGACGCGGTGCGCGCCCTGCTCGCCCGGGGTGCCGAGGCCGGCCGTGTCAACGACCTGGGCCAGACACCGCTCGCCGGTGCCGTCTTCAAGGGTGAGACGGAAGTGATCAAGGCACTGCTGGAGGCCGGTGCCGACCCGGCCGCGGGTACTCCGTCAGCCGTCGACACGGCCCGCATGTTCGACAAGCGGGAACTGCTCGAACTGTTCGGCGTGCACTGA
- a CDS encoding HEAT repeat domain-containing protein — protein MFEPVIAPSGTLLGLLQRGRGDGTLHALTAPRAEALAALNHCVLRDPRHDWQVENRSLYYARLYLDLNGELDEIEAHLFDVEDALDTEESRTGLALAVLGHLASYGRRDALELLRRYAATGSNWAWALDELALRDDDAGLRALAAPVLARFPADPEGEAELAVAVRDAFEPRPWRLWAEDPRESIATRVRAAQEAGCFDRWQRQMRPTGPRPGWSVQAVFEWAQQGIERGAALHVPAARCLSAVAGPEDRPEIVAAAKDGTDGARCTALRYLVDSNDRDALDLIEAAVITGSAAVVEAALDAFERMRSIAAVDRARGWARRPDPLGAAAGRMLACRGGAEDKDLVLAALREAVRGEGPDAPTLWTLVDGTGRLGIACAAPVLRHIYRETASSHLRGRTARALAATDPSFASGFAVECLWDCEESTREIAARHAETGDTRVVERLRRLAADPAEEAEVQTAVRSRFGPDATAG, from the coding sequence ATGTTCGAACCGGTCATAGCGCCCAGCGGTACGCTGCTCGGCCTGCTCCAGCGGGGTCGCGGCGACGGCACACTGCACGCGCTCACCGCCCCGCGCGCCGAGGCGCTCGCGGCCCTGAACCACTGTGTGCTGCGGGACCCCCGCCACGACTGGCAGGTGGAGAACCGCTCCCTGTACTACGCCCGTCTCTACCTCGACCTGAACGGCGAGCTGGACGAGATCGAGGCGCACCTCTTCGACGTCGAGGACGCCCTGGACACCGAGGAGTCACGCACCGGGCTGGCCCTGGCCGTCCTCGGCCACCTCGCCTCCTACGGCAGGCGGGACGCCCTGGAGCTGCTGCGCAGGTATGCCGCCACGGGCTCCAACTGGGCCTGGGCCCTGGACGAGCTGGCGCTCAGGGACGACGACGCGGGCCTACGCGCCCTCGCCGCGCCCGTCCTGGCGCGTTTCCCGGCCGATCCCGAGGGCGAGGCCGAGCTGGCCGTCGCCGTACGCGACGCTTTTGAGCCACGGCCGTGGCGGCTGTGGGCCGAGGATCCGCGCGAATCGATCGCCACGCGTGTGCGTGCCGCTCAGGAGGCCGGCTGTTTCGACCGCTGGCAACGGCAGATGCGACCTACCGGGCCCCGTCCGGGGTGGAGCGTGCAGGCCGTCTTCGAGTGGGCCCAGCAGGGCATCGAGCGCGGTGCCGCGCTCCATGTGCCCGCCGCTCGGTGCCTCAGCGCCGTCGCGGGCCCCGAGGACCGGCCCGAGATCGTCGCCGCCGCCAAGGACGGCACCGACGGAGCCCGCTGCACCGCCCTGCGCTACCTCGTCGACAGCAACGACCGGGACGCCCTCGACCTGATCGAGGCGGCCGTGATCACCGGATCGGCGGCCGTCGTGGAGGCCGCCCTCGACGCCTTCGAACGGATGCGCAGCATCGCAGCCGTCGACCGCGCGCGTGGCTGGGCCCGACGGCCCGACCCGCTCGGCGCCGCCGCCGGACGCATGCTCGCCTGCCGCGGCGGAGCCGAGGACAAGGACCTCGTCCTCGCGGCCCTACGAGAGGCCGTACGCGGCGAAGGCCCCGACGCGCCGACCCTGTGGACCCTCGTCGACGGCACCGGACGGCTCGGTATCGCCTGCGCCGCCCCCGTACTGCGCCATATCTACCGCGAGACCGCCTCCTCGCATCTGCGCGGCCGCACCGCCCGTGCCCTGGCCGCGACCGACCCCTCCTTCGCGTCCGGCTTCGCCGTCGAGTGCCTCTGGGACTGCGAGGAGTCCACCCGCGAGATCGCCGCCAGGCACGCCGAGACCGGTGACACGCGCGTGGTCGAGCGACTGCGCCGGCTCGCCGCCGACCCGGCCGAGGAGGCCGAGGTCCAGACGGCCGTACGCAGCCGGTTCGGGCCGGACGCCACCGCCGGCTGA
- a CDS encoding glycosyltransferase family 1 protein — protein MRVVIVTESFPPDVNGVAHCALQTARHLVDRGHAPLVVAPAPAPGQKAAAALAPCPVVHVPSLPLPGYPQVRVALPSRRLAAALIQHQPDIVHLASPFVLGVRGMAAAARLGIPAVAVYQTDLAGYARTYMGAGEAAAWRRIRSVHSAADLTLVPSSASMRDLETHGVPRLKLWARGVDTARFRPELRDEALRRELAPNGEIIVGYVGRLAPEKHIELLSGVCGMPGVKVVIVGDGPSQPALAEALPGAVFLGRRGGDDLARIFASFDVFAHTGPFETFCQTVQEAMASGVPVVAPAAGGPLDLVDHGRTGLLVPPRDADAVRDAVRSLAADPALRAAYGAAARATVEGRTWAAIGDQLIDHYEAVLKARRPAVAV, from the coding sequence ATGCGTGTCGTCATCGTGACCGAATCCTTTCCCCCCGATGTGAACGGCGTGGCCCACTGCGCGCTCCAGACCGCCCGACACCTCGTCGATCGCGGTCACGCTCCCCTCGTCGTCGCCCCGGCCCCCGCTCCCGGCCAGAAGGCAGCCGCCGCCCTGGCGCCCTGCCCCGTCGTCCATGTCCCCTCCCTTCCGCTCCCCGGCTATCCCCAGGTCAGGGTCGCCCTACCCAGTCGGCGCCTCGCCGCCGCGCTGATCCAGCACCAGCCCGACATCGTGCACCTGGCCAGCCCCTTCGTCCTCGGCGTCCGCGGCATGGCCGCCGCCGCCCGGCTCGGCATCCCCGCCGTCGCCGTCTACCAGACCGACCTGGCCGGATACGCCCGCACCTACATGGGCGCCGGCGAGGCCGCGGCCTGGCGTCGCATACGGTCCGTCCACTCCGCCGCCGACCTCACCCTCGTCCCGTCCAGCGCGTCCATGCGCGATCTCGAGACCCACGGCGTGCCCAGGCTCAAGCTGTGGGCACGCGGCGTGGACACCGCACGCTTCCGCCCCGAACTCCGGGACGAGGCGCTGCGCCGCGAACTCGCCCCGAACGGCGAGATCATCGTCGGCTATGTCGGGCGGCTCGCTCCCGAGAAGCACATCGAGCTGCTCTCCGGTGTGTGCGGCATGCCGGGCGTGAAGGTCGTGATCGTCGGCGACGGGCCGAGCCAGCCCGCTCTCGCCGAGGCACTGCCCGGCGCGGTCTTCCTGGGCCGCCGCGGCGGAGACGACCTCGCCCGGATCTTCGCCTCGTTCGACGTCTTCGCCCACACGGGCCCCTTCGAGACCTTCTGCCAGACCGTGCAGGAGGCCATGGCGAGCGGCGTGCCCGTCGTCGCGCCCGCCGCCGGCGGCCCGCTGGACCTGGTCGACCACGGCCGCACCGGGCTCCTGGTGCCCCCGCGCGACGCCGACGCCGTACGGGACGCCGTGCGGTCCCTGGCCGCCGACCCCGCGCTGCGGGCCGCGTACGGGGCCGCCGCGCGTGCCACGGTCGAGGGCCGCACCTGGGCGGCCATCGGCGACCAGCTCATCGACCACTACGAGGCCGTGCTCAAGGCACGGAGGCCGGCGGTGGCGGTATGA
- a CDS encoding glycosyltransferase, whose product MNSSLRIVRLANFVAPASGGLRTALRELGKGFKLAGHDPVLVVPGEKYSDCETEQGRVITLPGPMLPGTGGYRVLIDKRRVAALLEELAPDRLEVSDRTTLRWTGRWARRARVPAVMVSHETADGVLRTWGLSENLSRRAADALNVRTAHTYAKVVCTTEFAEREFVRIGARNVVRAPLGVDLMNRRPTLRDAALRETHARADEKLLVMCSRLSVEKRPGTALDALESLRGRGVRAVLVVAGNGPLRARLEQRAQERDLPVTFLGHVADRSLLGALQASADICLAPGPAETFGLAALEAMACGTPVVASASSALPEVIGSSGATAADNGDAFADAVEMLLDRPERERREAARARAECFGWGTAVDAFLTAHDAAVPVRPFSRAEGAA is encoded by the coding sequence ATGAACAGCTCGCTCCGCATCGTCCGGCTGGCGAACTTCGTCGCCCCCGCCTCCGGAGGGCTGCGCACCGCGCTGCGCGAGCTGGGCAAGGGCTTCAAGCTGGCGGGCCACGATCCCGTCCTGGTCGTGCCGGGTGAGAAGTACAGCGACTGCGAGACCGAGCAGGGCCGCGTGATCACCCTGCCCGGCCCGATGCTGCCCGGCACCGGCGGCTACCGCGTGCTCATCGACAAGCGGCGGGTCGCGGCCCTCCTGGAGGAGCTCGCCCCCGACCGCCTCGAGGTCTCCGACCGTACGACGCTGCGCTGGACCGGCAGGTGGGCCCGCCGTGCCCGGGTCCCCGCCGTGATGGTCTCCCACGAGACCGCCGACGGCGTGCTGCGCACCTGGGGCCTGTCGGAGAACCTGTCCCGGCGCGCCGCGGACGCCCTCAACGTCCGTACGGCCCACACGTACGCGAAGGTCGTGTGCACCACCGAGTTCGCCGAGCGGGAGTTCGTGCGGATCGGCGCCCGCAACGTCGTACGGGCTCCGCTGGGCGTCGACCTGATGAACCGGCGTCCCACGCTGCGCGACGCGGCTCTGCGCGAGACACACGCGCGTGCCGACGAGAAGCTGCTCGTGATGTGCTCCCGGCTCTCCGTGGAGAAGCGGCCCGGCACCGCGCTGGACGCCCTGGAGTCGCTGCGCGGACGCGGGGTGCGGGCGGTGCTCGTGGTGGCCGGAAACGGCCCCCTGCGGGCGCGGCTCGAACAGCGGGCGCAGGAGCGCGACCTGCCGGTGACCTTCCTCGGGCATGTCGCCGACCGCAGTCTGCTCGGCGCGCTCCAGGCCTCCGCCGACATCTGCCTGGCACCCGGGCCCGCCGAGACGTTCGGGCTCGCCGCGCTGGAGGCCATGGCCTGCGGCACGCCCGTCGTGGCGAGCGCGTCGTCCGCGCTGCCGGAGGTGATCGGCTCCTCCGGGGCCACCGCGGCCGACAACGGGGACGCCTTCGCGGACGCCGTGGAGATGCTGCTCGACCGTCCCGAGCGCGAGCGCCGGGAGGCGGCACGCGCGCGTGCGGAGTGCTTCGGGTGGGGCACCGCGGTGGACGCCTTCCTGACCGCGCACGACGCGGCCGTGCCGGTGCGTCCCTTCTCGCGTGCGGAGGGCGCGGCATGA
- a CDS encoding biotin-dependent carboxyltransferase family protein: MTDRALSVVRAGALTTVQDLGRPGHAHLGVPRSGALDGPAAALVNRLVGNAPEAAVLETTLNGCAVRPRSTVTVAIGGAPCRVTVDGRPVAWGAPVRVPAGALLDVGAATSGVRSYVAVSGGIAVEPVLGSRSTDLLSGLGPPPLTDGAVLPLGRPTGLHARVDVAPQPAPPAELVLRVTPGPRDDWFTPEAVRAFTSRVYSVSPASNRIGLRTEGPALERALTSELPSEGVVLGAVQVPPDGRPVVFLADHPTTGGYPVIAVVRPADLPAAAQAVPGTPVRFVAVRRR; this comes from the coding sequence ATGACCGACCGCGCGCTCTCCGTCGTACGCGCCGGCGCGCTCACCACCGTGCAGGACCTCGGCCGTCCCGGGCATGCCCACCTCGGCGTGCCCCGCTCCGGAGCACTGGACGGGCCCGCCGCAGCGCTCGTCAACCGCTTGGTCGGCAACGCCCCGGAGGCGGCCGTACTGGAGACCACGCTCAACGGCTGTGCGGTGCGGCCACGTTCGACGGTGACCGTGGCGATCGGCGGCGCGCCCTGCCGCGTCACGGTGGACGGACGCCCGGTCGCCTGGGGCGCTCCGGTGCGCGTGCCCGCCGGTGCGCTCCTGGACGTCGGCGCTGCCACGTCCGGCGTACGCAGCTATGTGGCCGTCTCCGGCGGCATCGCCGTCGAGCCGGTCCTCGGCAGCCGCTCCACGGACCTCCTGTCCGGCCTCGGCCCGCCGCCCCTCACGGACGGCGCGGTACTGCCGCTGGGCCGACCGACGGGGCTTCACGCACGCGTGGACGTCGCCCCGCAGCCGGCGCCCCCCGCCGAACTGGTCCTGCGCGTGACGCCGGGCCCGCGCGACGACTGGTTCACACCTGAGGCCGTGCGCGCCTTCACCTCCCGCGTGTACAGCGTCTCCCCCGCGAGCAACCGCATCGGGCTGCGCACCGAGGGACCCGCCCTGGAACGGGCCCTGACCAGCGAACTCCCCAGCGAGGGCGTGGTCCTGGGCGCGGTCCAGGTCCCGCCCGACGGCCGCCCTGTCGTCTTCCTGGCCGACCACCCGACGACGGGCGGCTACCCCGTGATCGCCGTCGTCCGCCCGGCCGACCTCCCGGCCGCCGCCCAGGCGGTACCGGGTACGCCGGTCCGGTTCGTGGCCGTGCGCCGACGCTGA
- a CDS encoding allophanate hydrolase subunit 1 produces MRALPVGDDALLVEVSSGAEAQALHAEFLRRRTEGSLSVREIVPAARTVLLDGLADPARLAFELTTTEVPPAPPRARDVVELPVRYDGPDLAEVAAHWGVTPHEVARIHAGTEFSVAFCGFAPGFGYLTGLPPRYDVPRRATPRTAVPAGAVALAGPYTGVYPRSSPGGWQLIGTTDAVLWDHTRVPAALLSPGTRVRFVQVESLVGSA; encoded by the coding sequence ATGAGGGCGCTGCCGGTCGGCGACGACGCCCTGCTCGTCGAGGTGTCCTCGGGTGCGGAGGCCCAGGCGCTGCACGCGGAGTTCCTCCGGCGCCGTACGGAGGGCTCGTTGTCGGTCCGCGAGATCGTGCCCGCCGCCCGGACGGTCCTGCTCGACGGCCTCGCCGACCCGGCCCGCCTGGCCTTCGAACTGACCACGACCGAGGTGCCACCCGCTCCCCCACGCGCGCGTGACGTCGTCGAACTCCCGGTGCGCTACGACGGCCCGGACCTGGCCGAGGTCGCCGCGCACTGGGGCGTCACCCCGCACGAGGTGGCGCGCATCCACGCGGGCACCGAATTCAGCGTCGCGTTCTGCGGTTTCGCCCCCGGATTCGGCTATCTCACCGGCCTGCCGCCCCGCTACGACGTCCCGCGCCGGGCCACTCCGCGCACGGCCGTCCCCGCCGGTGCGGTGGCGCTGGCGGGCCCGTACACGGGCGTGTACCCGCGCTCGTCGCCGGGTGGCTGGCAGCTGATCGGCACCACGGACGCGGTGTTGTGGGACCACACGCGCGTGCCGGCCGCGCTGCTGTCACCGGGCACGCGCGTGCGCTTCGTTCAGGTGGAGAGTTTGGTGGGGAGCGCATGA
- a CDS encoding LamB/YcsF family protein, which yields MTSIDLNADLGEGFGRWQLTDDERLLSVVTSANVACGFHAGDAATMRRVCEQAAERGVRIGAQVSYRDLAGFGRRAMDVPPAELAAEVAYQIGALEVFARAAGTRVSYVKPHGALYNRVVHDEEQAGAVVGGVLLADAALPVLGLPGSRLLELAAKAGLPAVTEAFADRAYTEQGTLVPRGQDGAMVTDPEAVVERSVGLARSGVVTSHSGVPVGVRARSLCLHGDTPGAVELARRVRARLEESGVRVEAFV from the coding sequence ATGACCTCCATCGATCTCAACGCCGACCTCGGCGAGGGCTTCGGCCGCTGGCAGCTCACCGACGACGAACGGCTGCTGTCCGTCGTCACCAGCGCCAACGTGGCCTGCGGCTTCCACGCCGGGGACGCGGCCACCATGCGGCGGGTGTGCGAGCAGGCGGCCGAGCGCGGGGTACGGATCGGCGCCCAGGTCTCCTACCGGGACCTGGCGGGGTTCGGGCGGCGCGCGATGGACGTGCCGCCCGCCGAGCTGGCGGCCGAAGTGGCGTACCAGATCGGCGCCTTGGAGGTCTTCGCGCGAGCGGCGGGCACGCGCGTGTCGTACGTCAAGCCGCACGGCGCGCTCTACAACCGCGTCGTGCACGACGAGGAGCAGGCCGGCGCGGTCGTCGGCGGGGTGCTCCTCGCGGACGCCGCGCTGCCCGTGCTCGGCCTGCCCGGCTCGCGGCTGCTGGAGCTGGCCGCCAAGGCCGGACTCCCGGCCGTCACGGAGGCCTTCGCCGACCGCGCGTACACCGAGCAGGGCACGCTCGTGCCGCGCGGCCAGGACGGCGCCATGGTCACCGACCCGGAGGCCGTAGTGGAGCGCTCGGTGGGCCTGGCACGCTCGGGCGTGGTCACCTCGCACTCCGGAGTTCCCGTCGGGGTACGCGCGCGTTCCCTGTGCCTGCACGGGGACACGCCCGGCGCCGTCGAGCTGGCCCGCCGGGTGCGGGCCCGGCTGGAGGAGTCGGGTGTCCGGGTGGAGGCCTTCGTATGA
- a CDS encoding putative hydro-lyase, with translation MNRTEDRPLTVTADRPLTLVDEHAHAWSPQTARARFREGLTGPTAGVAAGHTQVNLISVPADWAYDMLLFCQRNPKPCPVLDVTDAGSWTTVLAEGADLRTDLPRYRVWRDGELVEEPTDVRAHWRDDLVSFLIGCSFTFEWALAEAGVPIRHVEQGRNVPMYVTGRQCRPAGRLHGPMVVSMRPVPPQHVTAALRETGLLPAVHGSPVHCGDPSALGIADLGRPDFGDPVDVEPDDIPMFWACGVTPQAAVMASRPPFAITHAPGQMFLTDARDEQYRIVA, from the coding sequence GTGAACCGTACGGAGGACCGCCCGCTTACCGTCACCGCAGACCGCCCGCTCACCCTCGTCGACGAGCACGCGCACGCGTGGAGCCCGCAAACGGCACGCGCCCGCTTCCGGGAGGGCCTCACGGGCCCCACGGCCGGGGTCGCGGCGGGCCACACCCAGGTCAACCTGATCTCGGTTCCCGCCGACTGGGCGTACGACATGCTGCTGTTCTGCCAGCGCAACCCCAAGCCCTGTCCGGTCCTCGACGTCACGGACGCCGGTTCCTGGACCACCGTCCTGGCCGAAGGCGCCGACCTGCGCACCGATCTGCCGCGCTACCGGGTGTGGCGGGACGGCGAGCTGGTGGAGGAGCCGACGGACGTGCGCGCGCACTGGCGCGACGACCTGGTGTCGTTCCTGATCGGCTGCAGCTTCACCTTCGAGTGGGCGCTGGCCGAGGCGGGCGTCCCGATCCGCCACGTCGAGCAGGGCCGCAACGTCCCGATGTACGTGACCGGCCGCCAGTGCCGTCCGGCGGGACGGCTGCACGGCCCGATGGTGGTGTCCATGCGCCCGGTGCCGCCGCAGCACGTGACGGCGGCCCTGAGGGAGACCGGCCTCCTGCCGGCCGTGCACGGCAGCCCCGTGCACTGCGGCGATCCGTCGGCCCTCGGCATCGCCGATCTCGGCCGGCCCGACTTCGGCGATCCGGTGGACGTGGAGCCGGACGACATCCCCATGTTCTGGGCCTGCGGAGTGACCCCGCAGGCCGCGGTGATGGCCTCGCGCCCGCCGTTCGCCATCACCCACGCGCCAGGTCAGATGTTCCTGACCGACGCCCGCGACGAGCAGTACCGCATCGTCGCCTGA